The Cydia strobilella chromosome 13, ilCydStro3.1, whole genome shotgun sequence genomic interval acctttacccggtgagtttaaatataaacgttatactttcatagaaatttgacatgaatgaTGATATTGCCACACTTTTCATtgtaaatgccatgcagagttagcttggtcctagCAAAGAATTGATTGTGATAGAGTTAGTCTAAGAAGAAACGTTCCCCTTAgtttgtcttcttcttcttttaaaattatggcttcagcccagtgggactatttcgccagtatcaaggtattaataggtttaaaaacgacaaaaattgtacggttgtacaagacagtgtacggtgatttattagctcttgtaaatcgatagctagactttacaagaagcacgtggactaccggccgttgactccaagatggtggttaaacgcgcttcaaaattaattctccattcactgcacactaccacattagtttactgtataataaattattttacaccatgcatgaaataaagcaccaaaagattaatagagaaacgtagacagcagtaaTTTtgagacacaatttctattttatcaccactataaaactataaagagtaggtaatttgattgtgacgtcacatgctagtgtttcatataaatttcatagtagtaaaatcgttttgacagttcgaaaaaagaaactgatttgactagtcaaATACCATATACCGCgaaatgtatggagctgtacagcgccatctcgtttacaaatttgaagcacgaaattgtcttagattttgagcatcttactcaatcaatgtatctttggtCCTAGTCTAGCGATGGCGACGTGCGAATTCtcatccaatgtgaagaccgTAGACCATTACCACCATTCAGGCGACGGAACCCTACGCAGGTAAACACTGTAACTATTCCCCGATCTTAACGAAGACCTTGGGTCTCGAGAACACCTTGATGCCCTCCTCGAGCTTGGTGAGCTGTTTCTCGAGCTCCATCTTGCGGTTCCGCATGCGGAGGGTGTCGGTTTTCACGGGCATCTTATTTAGTTCGCTTACTAGCTCTGCAAAACCTGAAAAGTTTGACATAAATTATTTCCACCACACCAGCGCGAAGTCTCTTACACATAAACTGATGAGAAAGCATTTTATCTacaagtggcaaagtaatcttaTGCAAATTGAGTTGTTTTttcatgttggctggtagaattgacttttaatactttttttagattactacgtcggtggcaaacaagcatatggcccgtctgatgttaagcagcctccgtagcctatgtacgcctgcaactccgtttatttaaaaggactccaatttatatatttattgaaaaGGTCTGCTAACAGCGCGGTTACAATTATGCATTGTTAGGTTACGTTGttacatgcatgcatgcattgTTAGGttatgttgttgttggtgctggtggcctagcggtaagagcacggtaagagcgtgcgacttgcaatccggaggtcgcgggttcaaaccccggctcgtaccaatgcgtttttcggaatttatatacgaaatatcatttgatatttaccagtcgctttcgtaaaaactagtgcctacgccaattcttgggattagttgcaaagcggaccccaggctcccatcagccgtggcaaaaaaaaatgaaaaatgaaaaaatgaggATTTGATTCTTAAGCTTAgatgattttaaatgataaaataatgtataacatttatttcaattagatttgttatgttttacagttagtatattTCTCGTCGCGTTGGTATATGGTATATAGTCGAAGTCTAGATTTGCTAGTACctttttatacgaataacctgtcaaagcgtccttatggcaagcgacaaagtgggactttttgcttggaaacaACACATTTTGTGTTTTACTCGGGGGTAAAGTTTGTATGTTTGGTAGTTAACCCTTCGCTTGAAACCTCGTGATTTTGTGTATTCCCaagataagaaaaaaaccggacaagtgcgagtcggactcgcccaccgagggttccgtactttttaatatttgttattatagcggcaacagaattcgtgaaaacttcaactgtctagctatcacggttcatgagaaacagcctggtgacagacagacggacagcggagtctcagtaattgggtcccgtttttacccttcgggtacggaatcctaaacgGGGTTGGCTACCGCGAGGCCCCCTTAAGAGCGAGGCCGGGGACGAgggcccacttcgcccacggcTAGGCTACGCCACTGCTACTCGAGGAGGAGTGCCTTGCATGAGAAAGAGAGTTCTATTTGAGAAGGCTTCTAGTCCACTACTCCTGACGGCGGGCTCGGTCCCAGTTGAAACCTATGATCTAGTTAGATGATACTACTAATGATGTACTCACTATTCCTAAGCATGCGCAGGGTCTCCTTGCGCTCCTGGTCGGGCAGCGCCACGTGGCCGGGCGGGCACTCGTCGCCGGACTCGAcccccgccgcgcccgcccccgcccccgcccccgcacccgcccccgcccccgcacccgcccccgcccccgcacccgcacccgcccCCGCACCCTCCCGGCGCGAGCGCAGGTACGCGGGCACCACGCCGCGCTGGTAGCCTAGTATATACCACAAACGAGTAAGGTTAACACCCACACATATTATAAGTACTAGGgtgaattaaatatattatagatatatacatataaaatatatcatcTATTTAGCACATTATAGTATATATACTGTTGATAATGATAAGATTGTATTCCTTTTGTAGTTATAAGcgaatattcaattattcaccaCTACCTACTGGGtaagaataattataatataaactgctacaccctagtagggtccatgttTGTACTTACTTAAGTAGACTTTTAACATATTTGtaaaataccatggttgcattgaataaatgatatgatatgataaggtcatggttgtccttttaaagagcgataTTACAAAGCAATGAAGGTACAAtggttttatttacattatttgcaagttctatacGGGTGTATTGGAACAGTTTTGGAACCAGAGATAaatcaaaagaatattaaataaattcgtTATGATACAAATTTGTCATTAGGTGAAAATATTACCCCACCCCCAACCCCAGAGATAGGCGTGAAATTTACAGGACTGAGAAACCTCTGCAGTTTCTAAACTATTTTTAGCTTGGCTTGATTCTGCAACCTATTTGCTAGCTAACCAATTTGACCTACACCAATAAACAGTTTCCAGATTCTTATACACTAGGCAGAGAGGatcaatttctctaaaaattataaactttttacTTCATTATAAACAAAATCTCATATCCTACAAAACTTTTACTACTACCAAATTGTTATTTACATAAACTTTTACGTTAAATTAAAAgtgtaaatttattatatacagtGTAAACAGTGTAAAGAAAACACTATGGAAAACCTAACTAAAACTAACAGAATGCAAAAATTAAGTTACCTGATGGTAGATAAGGATCCTTATTATCTTTATCCTTCCGTTCCAAGATTGCATTTAGCCTACTGCGGTTCCGTTCCGAATCAATATTCATCTCATCACTACCCTTACGTCCCTTAGGTGTTGTCACTCTATTATGGAGGCCAGAATCCCCGCTCGCTTTCAACTTAGCTTCCTCATCCTCTTTCTTAGGATATATCATTGTAAGTTTAGTGCATTCGGTTAGTTGTTGGGCTAAAGTAGACTCGATAGTCTGACAGCCTATATCTTTCAGGCATCCAGATGAATCTGTCGATTTGACATCCTCTTCCTCAGTCTCTTCTTCCTTAACTTGCTTGGCACGTCTCTCTTTTCTCTCTAAGAACTCAGCCATATCACCTTTCTTTATTCGGACATCGGTGAATTTCTTCCGAGAGATGCCTATGGATTTCCCAATTGAGAGGGTAGCTTTGCCGCTCTTGCTGGAGGGTGAGGACTTCACCTTGCTGAGGGCTACGGCTGGCTGCCTAGAGACCCGCGGAGGGACGCTCGACAGACCTTGTTGTGACTCTTTGGGCGACTTGCCCTGAATATATTTAAGCTGTTTCATATTTTCCCTTATGAAGTTTTTTTTCTGCTCCTTTTCTGTAAAAATTGTACTTCTGCTTAGTGAAAGAGTAAAAATACAATTGAAACGACGCACACACGACTTTTAATGTTTAAgtacgattgattgattgtcaATGCTAGTGACGGCAAATCGAGTACGTGTTACGGATATTTATACACCAAATACGATACATTACATTTTTGAgatgaaaatttaataaagctAAATAAATTGTACTTACTTGGTTCTGGAAATATACCCTTGAGAGTATACATTTTGaacaattacaacaaaagcTCAGAAACAAAATACACACTCATTATTTAAAGTACACTGTACTGAGTACACTTTCTAATGATTGTAAACGTCCATATTCTACACTTTgagatattattttatgaacATACAATGGGTTTTGTGAAAATTTTACGCTTGGTTTTTGTCACCTTCAAACTTATTCAAACAGCTGTCAGCCGTTTGTTTATGACTTCAAGAGTGTCTGGCCACCTGCGTCGTTTTTgaggtttttaaatttttattttgctttatgGTTTTAAGGTGTTTCACACGATGCGCATTACGAATATTCATGGTTTAGAATTATTATCAGTTGAAGTGCTTGGTTATTGAGATTATATTATCACCTAGGGGAATAATCCTGCCTAAATAAAGTTATCATGTCTAGTTAACCTTGAactttatagttggtcaaaccaagttggcagtaaataagaaccaaaaatactatactcatcctttttttgggttctagtactagtgtaagacgaagatagtatgattatctctgtctatgtttgaaatgagacagtcctttgacaaactatatttgaaATATGTGGCGTGATATGGcaaaatattgaaatgaaaATAAGTGACCATCAAAGTATAGTGtgtcaagccatttccatcagtagaaaaagcggcaaatttaatcGCGCTTTTTTCTACcgacaaacttgtttgaccggctaccGGAACAGATCacgtaaataaatttaaagtgaaAAAGCGAAACTCATCATAACTTTGTAGGTAACTTTcctttaaaaagtttttatttatttgtcaatgTCAAGCTTCAAGTTGGctttatatttattcaattttattaattatcgtAAAATATTGCGAATATACTGGATAAATGTTTGCTTTGTCGTGATGCCACTCAGCAGATCCATGCCTCTTATTCTGAATAACTACACTGTGTCTCGTCTTGGTCGGAAGTTATCTGTGGATGACCAGAAAGTGCTCGTTGCACTGCCAAGAGATATTATCCCTGAACGAACTTGGTACTAGTATTTGCCGTTtaacttcattatttttaaattaaaggaaaatttgaaaaatttacACCGGCAGGACTCCGAGGACTCGAACCTATCAGATGTGTGCGAATTACCTTACGCCTTAAGGGTggcattttttctttaatttaaaaatttggagtaacgctcgcagaagtttctgcttcataaaaaatagttttgattcattatgtttttataatgacaaATAACTTTTGGCTTATAAATAGGCACACCATTctgacattgtatttatatacctGGTTGTGATGAACGATTTGTACTAAAGCGGAACACTATCCCCTTATTGAGTATAAAGATAAAGGTGTTTACTTGCCGAGTTTCCAATTAGTAAAATCAGAAACTATTCCCTGTAACTTATCATATAAGAGCCCTATCAAAGCTCCCATATCGTTGTTTTCGCTTAGAAGCGCCTGATGAAACTGACTGAGCAATGTTGCAGTTTCTCATTCCTAATTTAGGACCATTTTCTTGTTAGGCGTGCaagtacattttaatttttgtaaatatgagCAATTCGATATTTTACTTTATGTCCaccgaaaaaaatatatagatagGACCTCTTTTATCCCTTGAACGGGcaagactaaaaaaaaacaatcgatACTCCTAAAAATTctgtacaagaaaaaaaacaaaaagataaTGTTAATAGGGTGGTCTTTTTTTGCCCTACCAAATTCATATGGCAACTCAGAAAAACTTATTGTATTTTACTATAGACAACATTGATGTAACCATAAATATTGTCCAGGGCCGAGGTCCTACAGAAAGAGGACACAGAGCTGATGGTCCTCGAGATGCGGGAAGAGATCGTCGAGGAAGCGATTAAGATCGGCTACGGGAGGTACATGGAGCGCCAAACGGCGCCTTTCACCGCTCACTGCGCCGCTCAAGCCTGGCTTAAACTAATAGATTGGTAAATCACTACACCTATGAAACAAAGTTCCACCGCcggcgtctgtctgtgtgtatgtatgtctagggaatgcaaaaccggtttttatttgtatgaaaattcggTGATTATTcggttattaaccgatttttccatacaattaaaattcggttttgcattccctagtatgTTTGCGAGTTtgtgataaactcaaaaactactgaacggattttcatgcggttttcacctatcaataatagagtgattcttggggaaggtttaggtgtatcatttgttaaagttttgtgCAAGAAGTTTTGTTtcatacccgagcaagcgaaatatcccaaaattgaaccacgagcgcagCGAGTGGTTCGGAAAGTGGAATCTCGAGCGTTGAGAGGGTTTCAAGgaacgagggttaaacaaattttgccacctagcgaaacacattttttttatcacaccaaagcaaggaaaatactaactgtataaTATCAAACCAAATCCATTCGAAatgaatgtttttaaatatttatcattcaaaatcatcacctGAAAGCCAATTCTACCAGCCCACAATGGCCCTAAGACTACTCAAAATTttatcatcagtttttgaacaatcaagggAGCTTTTACctgtgttgaaaaataatttgatttgttgccAAAATGTTCATGGACTTGCATTTCAACCACCTTTTACCCCCAAATCAAGGGTTTGGGGGTAGAAAGTGGTTGATTTGTAGGTGATTTTATATGCACTTTTATCAGCCGGCTATCGAAAATCACAGAAGCCcttttaaaaaatcattaattttttaCTATGAAGTTAGTTTATAACCCCACACtatagcccctcgggaaaacctcggcagggagctcattccacagccgaaggcagtggcgtaacttgggggggggggggg includes:
- the LOC134746823 gene encoding uncharacterized protein LOC134746823, with protein sequence MYTLKGIFPEPKKEQKKNFIRENMKQLKYIQGKSPKESQQGLSSVPPRVSRQPAVALSKVKSSPSSKSGKATLSIGKSIGISRKKFTDVRIKKGDMAEFLERKERRAKQVKEEETEEEDVKSTDSSGCLKDIGCQTIESTLAQQLTECTKLTMIYPKKEDEEAKLKASGDSGLHNRVTTPKGRKGSDEMNIDSERNRSRLNAILERKDKDNKDPYLPSGYQRGVVPAYLRSRREGAGAGAGAGAGAGAGAGAGAGAGAGAGAAGVESGDECPPGHVALPDQERKETLRMLRNSFAELVSELNKMPVKTDTLRMRNRKMELEKQLTKLEEGIKVFSRPKVFVKIGE